In Pseudomonadaceae bacterium SI-3, the sequence GAACAGATTGCCACGCTGTTCGCCAGCCGATCCCATGCCAAATGGCGCGCACTGCTTGAAGGGACCGACGCCTGTTTCGCCCCGGTGCTCACCCAGGAAGAAGCCGCGCAGCACCCGCACATGCAACAACGTCGCGTTTATTGCGACATCGACGGCGTTCTGCACGCCGCACCCGCGCCACGTTTCTCGCGGACACCAGGTGCGGTCAGGGAGTCGGTACAAGACACGATAGACTGGGGCTGAGACACCAGCCTAGGTATCCAGTCCTTAGCGAGGCCAGGATTGGCGTGAGGCCGATTACTAGGCTCAGCGATATGCAGAATTCAGCTCGCTGCCACTTGGGCTAAAGCCGCCTGCATGCCGCGTGCTGACTAAGCGAAAGCGCGACAGGTCTAGCGCTCCGCGCCCTCCTGCAGCTCGTTCACCAGCCACCTCGCCGCGAAGTCTGCGGCGTCTGTAAAGGGATTGAGCACCAGTGCGACACCAGCATTGTCGAGTGCCTGGCCGTGCTGATCATCCCTCACCACCCCGGCCACACGACCGTTGAAGCCAGCGACATGTAACGCATGCAGAAATGCCCGGTTCGATTCCCATTGTGGAAAGGTGGTCACGACCCAGTCGGCATGTTGCAACGGCAGACTCATCAACAAGCCCGGGTCCTCCCCGTCACCGAAGCGCACATTCAAGCCGCTTTGGGCCAGTATCCGCACGGCCTCTGGATCGAAATCCACGCCCATCACCGTGATACCCGCATCATCAAGCTGCCGCAGCAAACGCGCGCCGTAGCGCCCCATGCCGAACACCAGGACTCGCGGCTGGCCTTCCGGCCGCAACGGCTGCTCCACCTCCAGTTCGCGAAAAGGGCGCTTGCGCTCGAACACACCGAGCCAGGGCATCAAGCGCTCATAAAGTGGTTGCGAGAAAAGGATCATGTAGGTCGACAGCATGATAGTTACCAGCCCGACCAAGGTAGTAAGCCCCAACGCTTGGGTATCGACGTGCCCCAGGGTGATGCCCATGGCAACGAACACGATGGAGAACTCGCTGATCTGCGCCACCGTCAGCCCGGCCAGAAAGCCAGTGCGCTTGCGGTAGCCCATATAACCCATGATCGCCATGACGATAAGCGGATTTCCGATCAGCACGAAAAGCGATAGCACCGCTGCGGGGAGCAGTTCGCCACCTAAGGTGGAAAAATCCAGCTTGGCGCCTAGATCGATGAAGAAGAACAGCAGCATAAAATCGCGAATGCCGGTCAACCGCGCATTCATCGCCTCGCGATAGCCGGTAGAGGCCAGTGAGAATCCGGCAATGAACGCGCCGGCTTCCTTGCTGAAGCCAGCCCACTCGCCAAGTGCTGCGAGCCCACAGCCCCAAGCAATGGCAAAGATCAGCAACAACTCCTGAGAGCGAGCCATGGCGGCCATCACTTTCGGAAGCACGTAGCGCATCAATAAGAACATCAGTAAAGCGGCGAGCACCAAGCGCAGGATCAAAGAACCCGCCACGTCCAGCATGTCCGCGTCGCCAGCGCCCCGCAGCGCGCTCATGGCCATCATTGCCAGCACCACAGCCAGATCCTGAACAATCAGGAAACCGACCGCGATGCGCCCGTGAAGCGAGTCCAGCTCGCGTTTGTCTGAGAGCAGCTTGACGATGATGATGGTGCTGGAAAAAGTTAGCGCGACGGCAATGTAGATTGCCTCAATCGGGGTCTTGCCCATGGCGAGCGTCAGAATGAACCCGAAGCAGATGGTGAACGTCAGTTGGCCAAGCCCGGTGGCCAGCGCCACTGGGCCGATATGCCGTACGTGTTGGAGATCGAGCTTCAGTCCGACCACGAACAGCAACACCGTCACCCCAATTTCCGCTAGAAGATCGATCTGGTCATGCGCCCTGACTAGGCCGAATACCGCCGGCCCGACCAGAATGCCGACGACGATGTAGGCGATCAACACCGGCTGCCGAAGCCGCACGGCCACCGCACCGGCGGCCGCCGAGAACATCAACAGCACCGCCAATTCGACATAAGGCCCATGGGCCAGCAATGACTCCATCCTGATACCTCTTCGCTAGCGCTTGGTACACGCGGTTGCTCAGAGTCTAGATAAGATTGGGACGCCACGAGCTGACCGAGCACAATCACCAGTCGGTTATGGGTGCATGAGCGGCTGGGCCGGATCGGATCGTTGGCTGAAATTGCTGGCGGCGAGATCAACGGCCCATGATCGGCGCACGGGCAGCAACAGAAGATCGCGGAGGCCCGGCGAACTCGCTCACGCTGCTGGAAAGCACAGCGACTAGCTTTAAAGATGAGCTAGTTTTGAGAGCATCCGGTTCACTCGCCTAGATTGCGCGCGATCACCAAGCGTTGGATATCACTGGTGCCTTCGTAGATCTGGCAGACCCGCACATCACGGTAGATGCGCTCCACCGGGAAATCCTTAAGGTAACCGTA encodes:
- a CDS encoding sodium:proton exchanger; translated protein: MESLLAHGPYVELAVLLMFSAAAGAVAVRLRQPVLIAYIVVGILVGPAVFGLVRAHDQIDLLAEIGVTVLLFVVGLKLDLQHVRHIGPVALATGLGQLTFTICFGFILTLAMGKTPIEAIYIAVALTFSSTIIIVKLLSDKRELDSLHGRIAVGFLIVQDLAVVLAMMAMSALRGAGDADMLDVAGSLILRLVLAALLMFLLMRYVLPKVMAAMARSQELLLIFAIAWGCGLAALGEWAGFSKEAGAFIAGFSLASTGYREAMNARLTGIRDFMLLFFFIDLGAKLDFSTLGGELLPAAVLSLFVLIGNPLIVMAIMGYMGYRKRTGFLAGLTVAQISEFSIVFVAMGITLGHVDTQALGLTTLVGLVTIMLSTYMILFSQPLYERLMPWLGVFERKRPFRELEVEQPLRPEGQPRVLVFGMGRYGARLLRQLDDAGITVMGVDFDPEAVRILAQSGLNVRFGDGEDPGLLMSLPLQHADWVVTTFPQWESNRAFLHALHVAGFNGRVAGVVRDDQHGQALDNAGVALVLNPFTDAADFAARWLVNELQEGAER